From Streptomyces durmitorensis, a single genomic window includes:
- a CDS encoding DMT family transporter produces the protein MNVLLSIAFVLTWSSGFIGAKLGAGSASAVTVLMWRFLPLALVLALVALTVARASWRGLTARDALRQAAVGALSQSGYLLTVYYAIQLGVSSGTTALIDGTQPLVAGALAGPLLGQYVSRTQWVGLGLGVTGVVIVTAADATGGTDAPWWAYLVPFLGMFSLVAATFLDRRSPRQVAPAVSMTVHCVTSAVIFTALAVGAGAAVPPAEASFWVAISWLVTLSTFGGYGLYWLILRRSGVTQVNTLMFLMAPVTALWGALMFGEPFGVQTALGLAVGLAAVAVVHRGKEPAATVVCSPRDASTAAQAARTAPRQSASRKSA, from the coding sequence ATGAACGTCCTGCTCTCGATCGCGTTCGTACTGACCTGGAGCTCCGGCTTCATCGGGGCCAAACTGGGCGCCGGCAGCGCCTCCGCGGTGACGGTCCTGATGTGGCGCTTCCTGCCGCTGGCTCTCGTGCTCGCCCTCGTCGCCCTCACCGTGGCGCGGGCGTCCTGGCGCGGGCTCACGGCACGCGACGCGCTGCGGCAGGCGGCGGTCGGGGCGCTGTCGCAGAGCGGCTATCTGCTCACCGTGTACTACGCGATACAACTCGGCGTCTCCAGCGGCACCACCGCCCTGATCGACGGCACCCAGCCGCTGGTCGCGGGCGCCCTGGCCGGGCCGCTGCTCGGCCAGTACGTCTCGCGCACGCAGTGGGTGGGCCTCGGGCTCGGCGTGACCGGGGTCGTCATCGTGACCGCGGCGGACGCCACGGGCGGCACGGACGCTCCCTGGTGGGCCTATCTGGTGCCGTTCCTCGGGATGTTCTCGCTGGTCGCGGCGACCTTCCTGGACCGCCGCTCCCCCCGTCAGGTCGCCCCGGCGGTCTCCATGACAGTCCACTGCGTGACCAGCGCCGTCATCTTCACGGCGCTGGCCGTGGGCGCGGGCGCCGCGGTGCCGCCGGCGGAGGCGTCGTTCTGGGTGGCCATCAGCTGGCTGGTGACGCTCTCCACCTTCGGCGGGTACGGGCTCTACTGGCTGATCCTGCGGCGCTCCGGGGTCACGCAGGTCAACACGCTCATGTTCCTGATGGCTCCGGTGACGGCGCTGTGGGGCGCCCTGATGTTCGGCGAACCCTTCGGCGTACAGACGGCGTTGGGCCTCGCGGTCGGGCTCGCGGCGGTCGCCGTCGTGCACCGGGGGAAGGAACCGGCGGCCACGGTGGTGTGCTCGCCGCGGGACGCGTCCACGGCCGCGCAAGCAGCGCGGACCGCGCCGCGTCAGTCCGCCAGCCGGAAGTCCGCGTAG
- a CDS encoding isochorismatase family protein produces MTATTLDPTTALVLVDLQKGITALPTAHPAAQIVERSARLAGAFRERGLPVVLVRVTGGAPGRTEGPARGGDVPADWADLVPELGRQDSDIVVTKQQWGAFYGTDLDLQLRRRGVTQVVIAGIATSIGVESTARAAHEHGYHVTVAVDAVTDMDADAHANSVEKIFPRLGETDTAEAIAKLL; encoded by the coding sequence ATGACTGCCACCACCCTGGACCCCACCACGGCCCTCGTCCTCGTCGACCTCCAGAAGGGCATCACCGCCCTGCCCACGGCCCACCCCGCCGCACAGATCGTCGAACGGTCCGCCCGCCTCGCCGGCGCCTTCCGCGAGCGCGGTCTGCCCGTCGTCCTGGTCCGGGTCACCGGCGGTGCCCCCGGCCGCACCGAAGGCCCCGCCCGTGGCGGCGACGTGCCCGCGGACTGGGCGGACCTGGTGCCCGAACTCGGCCGCCAGGACAGCGACATCGTCGTCACCAAGCAGCAGTGGGGCGCCTTCTACGGCACCGACCTCGACCTCCAGCTGCGCCGCCGCGGCGTCACCCAGGTCGTAATCGCCGGCATCGCGACGAGCATCGGTGTCGAGTCGACGGCCCGCGCGGCACACGAGCACGGCTACCACGTCACGGTCGCCGTCGACGCGGTGACCGACATGGACGCGGACGCGCACGCCAACAGCGTGGAGAAGATCTTCCCGAGGCTCGGCGAGACCGACACGGCGGAGGCGATCGCGAAGCTGCTGTAG
- a CDS encoding MFS transporter, whose protein sequence is MKLVPISSADSAGICARLTVPVLAFGGILMAITQTVVVPLLPDLPRLTGSSPGAVSWLVTATLLAGAVLTPVLGRAGDMYGKRRVLLAALGLMTVGSTLCALTSDIRLLIAARALQGAAAAVVPLSISILRDELPPERTGSAVALMSSTVGIGAALGLPLAALIVQYADWHAMFWATSALGAIGLALAWWTVRESPVRSPGRFDTWGALGLAAGLVCLLLAVSQGGQWGWGSAPVLGLFGGALVVLAVWCRQQLRSKQPLVDLRLAAGRRVALPHVAALLAGFAFYANSLVTAQLVQAPVASGYGLGLSIVATGLCLLPNGVIMLVLSPVSARVSTAYGARVTLAIGAGVIALGYVVRIVDSRHLWVIILGAAVVSVGTTFAYSALPTLILRAVPLSQTASANGVNVLMRTIGQSVCSAAVAAVLVRHTTVLDGVHVPTLPGYRLAFAMAGTVALVACAAAVAIPSDPSPDGPRRTAGRPGPLQETALEGRS, encoded by the coding sequence ATGAAGCTCGTCCCGATTTCTTCCGCAGATAGCGCAGGCATATGCGCCCGCCTGACGGTCCCGGTCCTGGCCTTCGGTGGCATTCTCATGGCGATCACGCAGACGGTGGTCGTGCCGCTGCTCCCCGATCTGCCCCGCCTGACGGGGAGTTCACCGGGCGCGGTGTCCTGGCTGGTCACCGCCACCCTCCTGGCCGGCGCCGTTCTCACGCCCGTGCTGGGCCGGGCGGGCGACATGTACGGCAAGCGTCGGGTGCTGCTCGCCGCGCTCGGCCTGATGACCGTGGGCTCGACGCTGTGCGCGCTCACCTCCGACATCCGGCTGCTGATCGCGGCCCGCGCGCTGCAGGGCGCCGCAGCGGCCGTCGTACCGCTGTCGATCAGCATCCTGCGGGACGAACTCCCCCCGGAGCGCACCGGATCGGCGGTGGCGCTGATGAGCTCGACGGTCGGGATCGGGGCGGCGCTCGGCCTGCCGCTGGCCGCGCTGATCGTGCAGTACGCGGACTGGCACGCCATGTTCTGGGCCACGAGCGCGCTGGGCGCCATCGGACTCGCCCTCGCCTGGTGGACCGTACGCGAGTCGCCCGTCCGCTCTCCCGGGCGCTTCGACACGTGGGGTGCGCTGGGCCTCGCCGCGGGTCTTGTCTGCCTTCTGCTCGCGGTGTCGCAGGGCGGTCAGTGGGGGTGGGGCAGCGCGCCCGTGCTCGGACTGTTCGGTGGTGCCCTCGTCGTCCTTGCCGTGTGGTGCCGACAGCAACTCCGGTCGAAGCAGCCCCTGGTGGATCTGCGTCTGGCCGCCGGGCGGCGCGTGGCGCTGCCGCATGTGGCGGCGCTGCTCGCCGGTTTCGCCTTCTACGCCAACTCGCTTGTCACCGCCCAGCTGGTGCAGGCGCCCGTCGCCAGCGGCTACGGCCTCGGCCTCTCGATCGTGGCGACCGGGCTCTGCCTGCTGCCCAACGGCGTGATCATGCTGGTGCTCTCGCCCGTGTCGGCCCGTGTCTCCACCGCGTACGGCGCCCGCGTGACGCTGGCGATCGGGGCGGGCGTCATCGCGCTCGGCTATGTCGTGCGCATCGTCGACAGCCGCCACCTGTGGGTGATCATCCTGGGGGCGGCCGTGGTCTCGGTGGGCACGACGTTCGCGTACTCGGCCCTGCCCACCCTGATCCTGCGGGCGGTGCCCCTGTCGCAGACCGCGTCGGCGAACGGCGTGAACGTCCTGATGCGCACGATCGGGCAGAGCGTGTGCAGCGCGGCGGTCGCCGCCGTGCTCGTGCGGCACACCACCGTGCTCGACGGGGTGCATGTGCCGACCCTGCCCGGCTACCGGCTGGCCTTCGCCATGGCCGGAACCGTCGCACTCGTCGCCTGCGCCGCGGCCGTCGCCATACCCTCGGACCCATCGCCGGACGGCCCGCGGCGGACCGCCGGCCGGCCAGGACCCCTGCAGGAGACGGCCCTGGAAGGAAGGAGCTGA
- a CDS encoding Gfo/Idh/MocA family protein, with protein MKMLRIGLVGTGPWASSTHAPALAAHPDVEFSGAWGRRPDAADALASAHGTTAYADVDELFAASDAVAFAVPPDVQAPLAARAAAAGCHLLLDKPVATTVAAARDLAAAAEAARVASVVFFTLRFAGPTSAWVSEQAATEGWFTGRADWYGSFYSPDGTSPFSSPWRAQRGGLWDVGPHALSVLMPVLGDVTDVTAAAGQADLVHVILRHTGGASSTATLSLTTPAKASGVTVELRGEAGTALMPSGGGALDAFGSAVDALVDSVRSGRPHACDVRFGLRVTEILAQAEEQLPAG; from the coding sequence ATGAAGATGTTGCGAATTGGATTGGTCGGCACGGGCCCCTGGGCCTCGTCCACGCACGCTCCGGCGCTCGCCGCGCACCCGGACGTGGAGTTCAGCGGCGCATGGGGACGCCGGCCCGACGCGGCGGACGCGCTGGCCTCCGCGCACGGGACCACGGCATACGCGGACGTGGACGAACTGTTCGCCGCGAGCGACGCCGTGGCGTTCGCCGTGCCGCCGGACGTGCAGGCGCCGCTGGCCGCGCGGGCCGCGGCGGCGGGCTGTCATCTGCTCCTGGACAAGCCGGTGGCGACGACGGTGGCCGCGGCGCGTGACCTCGCGGCGGCGGCCGAGGCGGCCCGGGTGGCGTCCGTGGTGTTCTTCACGCTGCGCTTCGCGGGGCCGACGTCGGCCTGGGTGTCGGAGCAGGCGGCGACGGAGGGCTGGTTCACGGGGCGCGCCGACTGGTACGGCTCGTTCTACTCACCGGACGGGACCAGCCCGTTCTCCTCGCCGTGGCGGGCGCAGCGGGGCGGCCTGTGGGACGTCGGCCCGCACGCCCTGTCCGTCCTGATGCCGGTGCTCGGCGATGTCACGGACGTGACGGCTGCGGCCGGCCAGGCGGATCTGGTCCATGTGATCCTGCGGCACACCGGCGGGGCTTCGAGCACGGCGACGCTGAGCCTGACCACGCCGGCGAAGGCTTCGGGGGTGACGGTGGAGCTGCGCGGCGAGGCAGGGACGGCGCTGATGCCGTCGGGGGGCGGGGCGCTCGACGCGTTCGGCTCGGCGGTCGACGCACTCGTCGATTCGGTGCGGTCCGGACGGCCGCACGCCTGCGACGTGCGGTTCGGACTGCGCGTGACGGAGATCCTGGCCCAGGCCGAGGAACAACTTCCGGCCGGATGA
- a CDS encoding GNAT family N-acetyltransferase, whose protein sequence is MDHEAVLAAYDRQLRRDAHTDSPGARVERAGAVVRQTGAEHDWNGVHWADIDATTADAVIAEQVRHYTALGREFEWKLHSHDRPADLADRLRAAGFVPEPPETVLVAEVADLPTEPVLPEGVRLLPVTDASGVQLMADAHEVAFGEDGSGLGERLAKRVLTQLTETPDTLVAVVAMAGDEPVSSARMEFCPGTDFAGLWGGGTAPQWRGKGIYRALIAHRARIAAERGYRYLQVDATDDSRPILERLGFVPLSVTTPYVYTP, encoded by the coding sequence ATGGACCACGAAGCGGTACTCGCGGCGTACGACCGGCAGCTCCGGCGCGACGCCCACACGGACAGCCCCGGCGCGCGCGTCGAACGAGCCGGGGCCGTCGTCCGGCAGACCGGCGCGGAACACGACTGGAACGGCGTCCACTGGGCGGATATCGACGCGACCACGGCGGACGCCGTCATCGCCGAGCAGGTGCGCCACTACACCGCTCTCGGCCGCGAGTTCGAGTGGAAGCTGCACTCCCACGACCGCCCCGCCGATCTCGCCGACCGCCTGCGGGCCGCGGGCTTCGTCCCCGAGCCGCCGGAGACCGTGCTGGTGGCCGAGGTCGCCGACCTGCCCACGGAGCCCGTACTGCCCGAAGGGGTACGCCTGCTCCCGGTGACGGACGCCTCCGGGGTGCAACTGATGGCGGACGCCCACGAGGTGGCGTTCGGCGAGGACGGCTCGGGACTCGGCGAACGCCTCGCCAAGCGGGTCCTGACCCAGCTGACCGAGACCCCGGACACCCTCGTCGCGGTGGTCGCGATGGCGGGCGACGAACCGGTCAGCTCGGCGCGGATGGAGTTCTGCCCGGGCACCGACTTCGCCGGCCTCTGGGGCGGCGGTACCGCGCCGCAGTGGCGGGGCAAGGGCATCTACCGGGCCCTGATCGCCCACCGCGCCCGCATCGCCGCGGAGCGCGGCTACCGCTACCTCCAGGTGGACGCCACCGACGACAGCCGCCCGATCCTCGAGCGCCTCGGGTTCGTGCCGCTGAGTGTGACGACGCCGTACGTGTATACGCCGTAG
- a CDS encoding TetR/AcrR family transcriptional regulator codes for MTARAFGAAPEPGACATGPARRDAEATKAAIIRAARYLLARHAHADITLKAVAERAGVSPPLILKYFGNKDALFARIMSFEADADALLDAPLAALGRHMVHHLLTGQAEHGADPILRIVFAPLHREQGDTLRTNFRTQVVERLRERLEGPDAGVRAELAVGTLLGLGVMYGIARGPHVRGTPIDEITERYAPTVQAFLTPP; via the coding sequence ATGACCGCAAGGGCCTTTGGCGCGGCACCGGAACCCGGGGCGTGTGCCACTGGACCCGCCCGCCGCGACGCCGAGGCGACGAAGGCCGCCATCATCCGTGCCGCCCGCTACCTCCTCGCCCGGCACGCGCACGCCGACATCACGCTCAAGGCGGTGGCTGAACGGGCCGGTGTGAGCCCGCCGTTGATCCTCAAGTACTTCGGCAACAAGGACGCGCTCTTCGCCCGCATCATGTCCTTCGAGGCCGACGCCGATGCCCTGCTCGACGCGCCCCTCGCCGCACTGGGCCGCCACATGGTCCACCACCTGCTGACCGGCCAGGCGGAGCACGGCGCCGACCCCATCCTGCGGATCGTCTTCGCCCCGCTCCACCGTGAACAGGGCGACACCCTGCGCACCAACTTCCGTACGCAGGTGGTGGAGCGGCTCCGCGAGCGCCTCGAAGGGCCGGACGCGGGCGTGCGCGCGGAGCTCGCGGTGGGCACGCTGCTCGGTCTGGGCGTGATGTACGGAATAGCCCGCGGACCGCACGTGCGCGGCACGCCGATCGACGAGATCACCGAGCGGTACGCGCCCACCGTGCAGGCCTTCCTCACCCCTCCGTGA
- a CDS encoding TetR/AcrR family transcriptional regulator, with protein MTPGARRALDAASALFYDRGIHAVGVDLIAAEAGVTKKTLYDRFGSKEQIVVEYLAARDERWQAFLAPYVEAATAPRARILAVFDASRDWADTNSVKGCSMVNAHAEISDPTHPAYQVITGQKAWMLALFTGLARDIAPRRAAKLGRTLMLLHEGALVAHGLRIFPDAIGRARDDVAALLRDALRAAHAAE; from the coding sequence ATGACGCCGGGTGCGCGGCGCGCCCTGGACGCCGCGAGCGCGCTGTTCTACGACCGCGGCATCCATGCCGTCGGCGTGGACCTCATCGCCGCCGAGGCCGGGGTCACCAAGAAGACGCTGTACGACCGGTTCGGCTCCAAGGAGCAGATCGTCGTCGAGTATCTGGCGGCCCGCGACGAGCGCTGGCAGGCATTCCTCGCTCCGTACGTCGAGGCCGCGACCGCCCCGCGGGCCAGGATCCTGGCCGTTTTCGACGCCTCGCGCGACTGGGCCGACACGAACAGCGTCAAGGGGTGCAGCATGGTCAACGCGCACGCCGAGATCAGCGACCCCACGCACCCCGCGTATCAGGTCATCACCGGCCAGAAGGCCTGGATGCTCGCCCTGTTCACCGGGCTCGCCCGCGACATCGCTCCCCGGAGGGCGGCGAAGCTCGGCCGGACGCTCATGCTGCTGCATGAGGGCGCCCTGGTCGCGCACGGTCTGCGCATCTTCCCGGACGCGATCGGCCGGGCCCGCGACGACGTGGCGGCGCTGCTGCGTGACGCGCTCCGGGCTGCCCACGCCGCCGAGTGA
- a CDS encoding cupin domain-containing protein has protein sequence MSDATERPALASELGMEPHPEGGWFVETWVSDQSFTPRGYPGPRSAATAIYFLLCPGEESRWHAVRSDEIWLWHRGGPLDLRLGGDGELPKEGAAPMRLGPGVEHGERPQILVPGGVWQAARPAGDDPVLVSCVVAPGFDYADFRLAD, from the coding sequence ATGAGTGACGCGACTGAACGCCCGGCCCTGGCAAGCGAGTTGGGCATGGAGCCGCACCCCGAAGGGGGCTGGTTCGTCGAGACCTGGGTGTCGGACCAGTCCTTCACGCCCCGGGGCTACCCAGGCCCGCGGTCCGCGGCCACCGCCATCTACTTCCTGCTCTGCCCGGGAGAGGAGTCCCGCTGGCACGCGGTGCGCTCCGACGAGATCTGGCTCTGGCACCGCGGCGGCCCGCTGGACCTGCGTCTGGGAGGTGACGGCGAACTCCCGAAGGAGGGCGCGGCGCCCATGCGGCTCGGCCCGGGGGTCGAGCACGGCGAGCGCCCGCAGATCCTGGTGCCGGGCGGTGTGTGGCAGGCGGCGCGCCCGGCCGGTGACGATCCTGTCCTGGTGAGCTGCGTCGTCGCGCCCGGCTTCGACTACGCGGACTTCCGGCTGGCGGACTGA
- the asnB gene encoding asparagine synthase (glutamine-hydrolyzing), translating into MCGITGWVSFDRDLRSVSGTLDAMTETMSCRGPDDRGTWIEGPAGLGHRRLAIIDLPGGRQPMTARMPRGTVALVYSGETYNYTELRRELTGRGHRFTTDSDTEVVLRGYLEWGEAVAERLNGMYAFAVWDGRDDKLVMIRDRMGIKPFYYYETPDGVLFGSEPKAILANPLARARVNADGLRELFTFVKTPGHAVWDGMREVEPGTVVTVDRSGLRRHVYWRLETRPHPDGRDESVAKVRELLDDIVRRQLVSDVPRCTLLSGGLDSSAMTAIAARQLGEAGETVRSFAVDFVGQSENFVADALRSTPDTPYVHDVAKASGTDHRDIVLDSHALADPEVRAKMIRARDLPMGFGDMDASLYLLFRAIREHSTVALSGESADEVFGGYLQFFDEEARNADTFPWLVKFAEHFGDDADVLRPDLTAALDLPSYIQKSYDTAVAGIRRLDGESDFEYRMRKISHLHLTRFVRVLLDRKDRASMAVGLEVRVPFCDHRLVEYVYNAPWSLKSFDGREKSLLREATADVLPRSVYDRVKSPYPSTQDPKYATALQEHVKDLLAKPDHPVFDLVDRDRVARAAGRDVPQITQASRRGLERTLDLALWLDLYEPEISLT; encoded by the coding sequence ATGTGTGGCATTACTGGCTGGGTCTCCTTCGACCGTGATCTGCGGTCCGTCTCCGGCACCTTGGACGCGATGACCGAGACGATGTCCTGCCGCGGCCCCGACGACCGCGGCACCTGGATCGAGGGCCCTGCCGGACTGGGGCACCGCAGGCTCGCCATCATCGACCTGCCCGGCGGGCGCCAGCCCATGACCGCGCGCATGCCGCGCGGCACCGTCGCCCTCGTCTACTCGGGGGAGACCTACAACTACACCGAACTGCGCCGCGAACTGACCGGGCGCGGCCACCGGTTCACCACCGACTCCGACACCGAAGTCGTCCTGCGCGGCTACCTTGAGTGGGGCGAGGCGGTCGCCGAACGGCTCAACGGCATGTACGCGTTCGCGGTGTGGGACGGCAGGGACGACAAGCTCGTCATGATCCGCGACCGGATGGGCATCAAGCCCTTCTACTACTACGAGACCCCGGACGGCGTCCTCTTCGGCTCCGAGCCCAAGGCGATCCTCGCCAACCCGCTGGCCCGCGCCCGGGTGAACGCCGACGGTCTGCGGGAGCTCTTCACCTTCGTCAAGACGCCCGGCCACGCCGTGTGGGACGGCATGCGCGAGGTCGAGCCCGGCACCGTCGTGACCGTCGACCGCTCAGGCCTGCGCCGTCACGTCTACTGGCGCCTGGAGACCCGGCCGCACCCCGACGGCCGCGATGAGTCCGTCGCCAAGGTGCGCGAGCTCCTCGACGACATCGTGCGCCGCCAGCTCGTCTCGGACGTGCCGCGCTGCACGCTGCTCTCCGGCGGCCTCGACTCCTCGGCGATGACCGCGATCGCCGCGCGTCAACTCGGCGAAGCGGGCGAGACCGTACGCAGCTTCGCCGTCGACTTCGTCGGCCAGAGCGAGAACTTCGTCGCCGACGCGCTGCGCTCCACCCCGGACACGCCCTATGTGCACGACGTGGCCAAGGCCTCCGGCACCGATCACCGCGACATCGTCCTGGACTCGCACGCCCTCGCCGACCCCGAGGTCAGGGCCAAGATGATCCGCGCCCGTGACCTGCCCATGGGCTTCGGCGACATGGACGCCTCGCTCTACCTCCTCTTCCGGGCCATCAGGGAACACTCGACGGTCGCGCTCTCCGGGGAGTCCGCGGACGAAGTCTTCGGCGGCTACCTCCAGTTCTTCGACGAAGAGGCGCGCAACGCCGACACCTTCCCCTGGCTGGTGAAGTTCGCCGAGCACTTCGGCGACGACGCGGACGTCCTGCGCCCGGACCTGACCGCGGCCCTCGACCTCCCCTCGTACATCCAGAAGAGTTACGACACGGCGGTCGCCGGCATCCGACGCCTCGACGGCGAGAGCGACTTCGAGTACCGGATGCGGAAGATCTCCCATCTGCACCTGACCCGGTTCGTACGCGTCCTGCTCGACCGCAAGGACCGCGCGAGCATGGCCGTCGGCCTTGAGGTGCGGGTGCCGTTCTGCGACCACCGCCTGGTCGAGTACGTCTACAACGCGCCCTGGTCCCTGAAGTCCTTCGACGGCAGGGAGAAGAGCCTCCTGCGGGAGGCGACCGCGGACGTCCTGCCGCGCTCCGTGTACGACCGCGTGAAGAGCCCCTATCCCTCCACGCAGGACCCCAAGTACGCGACCGCCCTCCAGGAACACGTCAAGGACCTCCTCGCCAAGCCCGACCACCCGGTCTTCGACCTGGTCGACCGTGACCGGGTGGCGCGGGCCGCGGGACGCGACGTACCGCAGATCACCCAGGCGTCCCGGCGTGGCCTCGAACGCACGCTGGACCTGGCGCTCTGGCTCGACCTGTACGAGCCGGAGATCAGCTTGACCTGA
- a CDS encoding helix-turn-helix domain-containing protein encodes MNKTALRALLRERRALIAPESHGFSRPTGQGRRARGLSQHQVDQLLHRAIGTYHRLESGSYPNPPTAFLRDVARLFGLNEQEWASLCRYALAQEPPGPLYSSSGKEIAGVWQEAVDGISHMAYVTDASWELLAYNDAFAALFAQGNVPSNTMRWMLLDRNGRESLTDWRNSWAPMVLPQLRAALTARPDDEILRQIEKEVLTDPEMATLYEVDGALIHPDGHERPLRHAEQGPGWVSICAAQPMAAPGSRLFILIFKAGVQRNHTRAPVLRAN; translated from the coding sequence ATGAACAAGACGGCGCTCCGCGCTCTGCTCCGCGAACGACGCGCCCTCATTGCCCCCGAATCGCACGGCTTCAGCCGCCCCACGGGCCAGGGGCGACGGGCCCGCGGCCTCTCCCAGCACCAGGTCGACCAGCTGCTGCACCGGGCCATCGGGACGTATCACCGCCTGGAGTCGGGCAGTTACCCCAATCCGCCGACCGCGTTCCTGCGGGACGTGGCGCGGCTGTTCGGGTTGAACGAGCAGGAATGGGCTTCTCTGTGCCGGTACGCGTTGGCTCAGGAGCCACCCGGCCCCCTGTACTCGTCATCCGGCAAAGAGATAGCCGGCGTGTGGCAGGAGGCCGTGGACGGCATCAGTCACATGGCCTACGTCACCGACGCGTCCTGGGAGTTGCTCGCGTACAACGACGCCTTCGCCGCCCTGTTCGCCCAGGGCAACGTTCCGAGCAACACCATGCGATGGATGCTCCTCGACCGCAACGGCCGTGAATCACTGACGGACTGGCGCAACTCGTGGGCGCCCATGGTGCTGCCGCAGCTGCGCGCCGCGCTCACGGCCCGGCCCGACGACGAGATCCTCCGCCAGATCGAGAAAGAGGTCCTCACCGACCCCGAGATGGCCACCCTGTACGAGGTCGACGGCGCCCTGATCCACCCTGACGGGCACGAGCGCCCCCTGAGGCACGCGGAACAAGGGCCGGGCTGGGTGTCGATCTGCGCGGCACAGCCCATGGCAGCGCCCGGTTCGAGGCTGTTCATCCTGATATTCAAGGCGGGCGTTCAGCGCAACCACACACGGGCGCCGGTCCTGCGGGCCAACTGA
- a CDS encoding 3-oxoacyl-[acyl-carrier-protein] synthase III C-terminal domain-containing protein, which yields MPAFVSSPRTVFGSHKVTTDEIVDDIRSHHNEHPRLTAVLRVVGNCGVRTRHFSRPLASPTVSGTAGVHERTQAAFDDAVAMSEQAATAALDAAGLTAQDIDAIVTTHSTGWAVPNLDVHLIARLGLRPTVRRVALTTVACAGGVQSLIRASDLVAARPDSKVLVVAAEVLSTSYNHCATTMESMIYKALFADAAGAVVVTGAPLTSGLAIEDSFEHTLPDSLDRYRGRLDASGMHFDSTKQAPSTAAAVLPSLMDWLGPQPVDFAVIHPGSHRIISDTAQALGLDADKTRHSVDTLTDEGNMGAASIFRVLERTHAAPPADGSHGTAVAFGPGFVTAGLRCHWQA from the coding sequence GTGCCTGCCTTCGTCTCCAGTCCTAGAACTGTGTTCGGTTCGCACAAAGTCACCACCGACGAGATAGTCGACGACATACGCTCCCACCACAACGAGCACCCGCGGCTCACCGCGGTCCTGCGCGTCGTGGGCAACTGCGGTGTACGCACCCGCCATTTCAGCCGCCCCCTCGCCTCCCCCACCGTCTCCGGAACGGCCGGCGTCCACGAGCGCACACAGGCCGCATTCGACGATGCCGTCGCGATGTCCGAGCAGGCAGCCACCGCAGCCCTCGATGCGGCCGGGCTGACGGCGCAAGACATCGACGCCATCGTCACCACGCACTCCACCGGCTGGGCCGTCCCCAACCTCGACGTGCACCTCATCGCCCGGCTCGGCCTGCGCCCCACGGTGCGCCGCGTCGCGCTGACGACCGTTGCCTGTGCCGGGGGCGTCCAGAGCCTCATCCGAGCGTCGGACCTCGTCGCCGCTCGTCCGGACAGCAAGGTCCTGGTCGTGGCGGCGGAAGTCCTCTCCACCTCGTACAACCACTGCGCCACCACCATGGAATCGATGATCTACAAGGCGTTGTTCGCGGACGCCGCGGGCGCCGTCGTCGTCACCGGCGCTCCGCTGACCTCCGGCTTGGCCATCGAAGACAGCTTCGAGCACACCCTGCCCGACAGCCTCGATCGGTACAGGGGCCGACTCGACGCCTCCGGGATGCATTTCGATTCCACCAAGCAGGCGCCGTCCACGGCTGCCGCCGTCCTCCCCTCACTCATGGACTGGCTCGGGCCGCAGCCGGTCGACTTCGCGGTGATTCACCCCGGGAGCCATCGCATCATCTCTGACACCGCGCAGGCACTCGGCCTCGATGCCGACAAAACCCGCCACTCCGTGGACACGCTTACCGATGAGGGCAACATGGGCGCTGCCAGCATCTTCCGAGTGCTTGAACGCACTCACGCCGCCCCGCCGGCCGACGGTTCGCACGGCACCGCCGTGGCCTTCGGCCCAGGCTTCGTCACCGCAGGGCTGCGCTGTCACTGGCAGGCATGA